A window of Aerococcus urinae contains these coding sequences:
- a CDS encoding prepilin peptidase produces the protein MPLSLVFFFFAALASCLMAFSHRYLKKLPFVWARSQCDQCQVTLSALALIPIAGYFLSRGRCFHCQHPISLTYPLFEGLFALLSLFILARFSPGQAISLVILHSLLFIMAMTDLEEMWVPDRFQVLFCLSLIAYHGFYTPPSHYPNLLFHLLACGLVLALLVYLLPGSLGGADIKIFLSLALFFSPRVYSLFICLASGLALAYLLLATWLKQRSLKDPLAFFPLIWLAFDLTLIFFY, from the coding sequence ATGCCACTTAGCCTAGTCTTTTTCTTTTTTGCCGCCTTAGCTTCTTGTTTGATGGCCTTTAGCCACCGTTACCTGAAGAAACTCCCCTTTGTCTGGGCCCGGTCCCAGTGCGACCAGTGCCAGGTGACTTTGTCAGCCCTGGCCCTCATTCCAATCGCCGGTTATTTCTTATCAAGAGGACGATGTTTTCACTGCCAGCATCCCATTTCCTTGACCTATCCCCTATTTGAGGGACTCTTTGCCCTCCTAAGTCTCTTTATCCTGGCCCGCTTTTCCCCTGGGCAAGCGATTTCCCTGGTCATCCTCCACAGTCTCCTCTTTATTATGGCCATGACTGACCTGGAGGAAATGTGGGTGCCTGACCGTTTTCAAGTCCTCTTCTGTTTGAGCCTGATTGCTTACCATGGCTTCTATACCCCGCCTAGCCACTATCCCAATCTTTTGTTTCATCTATTGGCCTGTGGTCTGGTCTTGGCCCTCTTAGTCTATTTATTGCCGGGAAGCTTGGGAGGAGCAGATATCAAAATTTTCCTCAGCCTGGCCCTCTTCTTTTCACCTAGGGTCTATTCCCTCTTTATCTGTCTGGCTTCCGGGCTAGCCCTGGCCTACCTCTTACTAGCTACTTGGCTGAAGCAACGGTCACTAAAAGACCCCCTAGCCTTCTTCCCCTTGATTTGGCTAGCCTTTGACCTGACCTTGATCTTCTTTTATTAA
- a CDS encoding cation diffusion facilitator family transporter — translation METLYRIVGIESQSQYDWLAQQIQDLNQDKGFAIELDKDIVRLNRQEELLYLRRFLAFEQFSLVALDPADLELDKAKQLRFKNTQETAKKMRMVLILNAFFTVFEAFFGWTLNSAAILSDAVHDSGDVLAIAIAWFFEKISDREADNRYSYGYRRFSLLGGLITAVFLLFGSAFILITSIPKLFNPEPVHVTGMFWVAVFAVVVNGYCSWMMHKGQSANEQLLNLHLLEDVLGWVAILILSVVLRFTNWYFLDPLLSILTAAWIISQSFPRFLNISKIFLQAVPEGIDPQVIGQQILDLDDDIDGLSHLHIWSTDGEQHMASVTVLTCRLTADEQEDLKQKIRSLVAKYNINHITIDTVYDPDHFIQRESSQRN, via the coding sequence ATGGAAACACTTTACAGGATTGTCGGTATCGAAAGCCAAAGCCAATATGATTGGCTGGCCCAGCAAATCCAAGACCTTAATCAGGACAAGGGCTTTGCTATTGAACTGGACAAGGATATTGTTCGTTTGAACCGCCAGGAAGAGTTACTTTACTTACGCCGCTTTTTAGCCTTTGAACAGTTCTCCTTGGTTGCCCTAGACCCAGCAGACTTGGAATTAGATAAGGCGAAGCAGCTTCGCTTTAAAAATACCCAGGAAACGGCCAAGAAGATGCGCATGGTCCTCATTTTAAATGCCTTCTTCACGGTTTTTGAGGCCTTCTTTGGTTGGACCTTAAACAGTGCGGCCATCCTATCTGACGCTGTCCACGACTCGGGCGATGTCTTAGCCATTGCCATTGCCTGGTTCTTCGAAAAGATTTCTGACCGTGAGGCTGATAACCGCTATTCCTACGGCTACCGCCGCTTTTCCCTATTAGGGGGTCTGATTACAGCAGTCTTTCTATTATTCGGATCGGCCTTTATTTTAATAACTTCAATTCCCAAGCTCTTTAACCCGGAACCGGTTCATGTGACAGGAATGTTTTGGGTAGCTGTCTTTGCGGTGGTGGTTAATGGTTACTGCTCATGGATGATGCATAAGGGCCAGTCAGCCAATGAACAATTACTCAACCTCCACCTCTTAGAAGATGTCCTCGGGTGGGTAGCCATCCTGATTCTTTCCGTGGTCCTACGCTTTACCAATTGGTATTTCCTCGACCCGCTCTTGTCGATTTTGACTGCGGCTTGGATTATCAGCCAAAGTTTCCCACGTTTTCTGAACATTTCTAAAATTTTCCTCCAAGCGGTTCCTGAAGGCATCGATCCCCAAGTCATTGGCCAACAAATCTTAGACTTAGACGATGATATTGATGGCTTATCCCACTTACATATCTGGTCAACCGATGGGGAACAGCATATGGCTAGTGTTACTGTCCTGACTTGTCGCTTAACCGCTGATGAACAAGAAGACCTCAAACAAAAAATCCGCTCCCTGGTGGCAAAATATAATATAAATCATATAACCATAGACACGGTTTACGATCCTGACCACTTTATCCAAAGAGAAAGTAGCCAGCGTAACTAG
- a CDS encoding DUF739 family protein: protein MEFDYRKLRGRIIEIYGSVKNFSKAMELSEPTMSMKLNGGLSFSQSQIYKSCELLDIDHEEIGRYFFTPKENKAETNDN, encoded by the coding sequence ATGGAATTCGACTATCGAAAATTACGTGGCAGGATTATTGAGATTTATGGTTCGGTTAAGAATTTTTCCAAGGCAATGGAATTGTCAGAGCCGACTATGTCCATGAAATTAAATGGTGGTTTGTCTTTTAGTCAATCACAAATTTATAAGTCTTGCGAATTATTGGATATCGACCATGAAGAAATCGGCCGTTATTTCTTTACTCCTAAAGAAAATAAGGCAGAAACAAATGATAATTAA
- a CDS encoding vitamin B12-dependent ribonucleotide reductase produces METAMKNIVEWNKEALNQAIKSFPQVYPMTEDMNKTFSGISRMVMLDRYSFKDTMKETLAPGDLVVLTVRPDPQYPGRGIGIVQAIDGKTVTIWVEEAYRGSLMGEEQETGLVKRPMDEIDKPLEIYYEQIAKRNAHGLAAIDKNEDRRQEIEAAFYQEESKGNFVPAGRVLYGAGSGTDVTYFNCYVMPYVPDSRGGIADHRKEVMEIMSRGGGVGTNGSTLRPRHSLVRGVNGKSSGAVSWLDDIAKLTHLVEQGGSRRGAQMIMLADWHPDILEFIISKMQNPRILQFIKESSKDSYIKQLVDEKLKFVYSTPAQIDMYQAVVDLKEKQGGQVSDAAYAEAKENLELGGHYEVNEPDFLTGANISVAISSDFMEAVKEGKDWSLRFPAVEKYDQEEMAAYDSQWQEIGDVREWEAMGHEITTYRTLPAQELWQLINICATYAAEPGIFFIDRANEDTNAVAYGQKVVATNPCGEQPLAPYSVCNLGAINLAQMADKENKRLDKEKLQETVATAIRMQDNVIDATPYFLEANKKQALGERRIGLGVMGLADLLIYCEKRYGSKEGNQLVDEVFETIAVTAYQTSIELAKERGSFPFLIGETDEETQELRQRFVQSGFMQRMPESIRQDVLKYGIRNSHLLTVAPTGSTGTMMNVSTGLEPYFAFKYYRTGRLGKFIEVNADIVQEYLDQHPEADADNLPDFFVSAMDLSPREHVDVQTTIQRWVDSSISKTVNAPKGYAVNQVAEVYEKLYEGGAKGGTVYVDGSRDSQVLTLNKDDHEDSDQASQTDQASQDEVVVVDDSEELRQLVDQAQAEDNEGEVVFGSELGNTCPICRTGIVEEIGGCNTCSNCFAQLKCGL; encoded by the coding sequence ATGGAAACTGCGATGAAGAATATTGTGGAATGGAATAAAGAGGCGCTTAACCAAGCCATCAAATCCTTCCCTCAAGTTTATCCGATGACAGAAGACATGAACAAAACCTTCTCTGGCATCAGTCGGATGGTCATGTTGGACCGTTATTCCTTTAAAGACACTATGAAGGAAACCCTAGCTCCGGGGGACTTAGTGGTCCTAACTGTCCGTCCTGACCCTCAATACCCAGGACGGGGGATTGGGATTGTCCAAGCCATTGACGGGAAGACCGTGACCATCTGGGTCGAAGAAGCCTATCGTGGGTCCTTAATGGGCGAAGAGCAGGAAACTGGCCTGGTGAAGCGCCCAATGGATGAAATCGACAAACCTTTAGAAATCTACTATGAACAAATCGCTAAACGGAATGCCCATGGCCTAGCAGCCATTGATAAAAATGAAGACCGCCGCCAAGAGATTGAAGCGGCCTTCTACCAAGAAGAATCCAAGGGTAACTTTGTTCCTGCAGGTCGGGTCTTATATGGGGCCGGTTCGGGAACCGATGTCACCTACTTTAACTGCTACGTGATGCCTTATGTGCCTGACTCCCGGGGTGGGATTGCTGACCACCGTAAGGAAGTGATGGAAATTATGTCCCGTGGTGGGGGCGTCGGAACCAATGGGTCAACCCTGAGACCCCGTCACTCCCTCGTTCGTGGGGTTAACGGCAAGTCTTCCGGGGCGGTTTCCTGGTTAGACGACATTGCCAAATTAACCCACCTGGTGGAACAAGGCGGTAGCCGTCGTGGGGCCCAAATGATCATGCTGGCTGACTGGCATCCAGATATTTTGGAATTCATTATTTCTAAGATGCAAAACCCACGTATCCTCCAATTTATCAAGGAAAGCTCCAAGGACAGCTACATTAAACAATTAGTTGATGAAAAGTTAAAATTTGTTTATTCAACTCCAGCTCAAATCGACATGTACCAAGCCGTTGTTGACCTCAAGGAAAAACAAGGCGGCCAAGTCAGTGATGCAGCTTACGCTGAAGCCAAGGAAAACTTGGAACTAGGTGGCCATTATGAAGTCAATGAACCCGACTTCTTAACTGGGGCCAATATTTCAGTAGCCATTTCATCAGACTTTATGGAAGCTGTGAAGGAAGGTAAAGATTGGAGCTTACGCTTCCCAGCGGTGGAAAAATATGACCAAGAAGAAATGGCCGCTTACGACAGCCAATGGCAAGAAATTGGCGATGTCCGTGAATGGGAAGCCATGGGTCATGAAATTACTACTTACCGGACCCTACCTGCCCAAGAATTATGGCAATTGATCAACATTTGTGCTACTTACGCGGCTGAACCAGGGATTTTCTTTATCGACCGGGCCAATGAAGACACCAATGCCGTGGCTTATGGTCAAAAGGTCGTGGCCACTAACCCTTGTGGGGAACAACCTTTAGCCCCTTATTCCGTATGTAACCTGGGTGCTATTAACCTGGCCCAAATGGCGGACAAGGAAAACAAACGCCTGGACAAGGAAAAATTACAAGAAACAGTGGCTACCGCTATCCGTATGCAAGATAACGTGATCGATGCCACCCCATACTTCTTGGAAGCCAACAAGAAGCAAGCCCTGGGTGAACGTCGGATTGGTTTAGGGGTCATGGGTCTGGCTGACCTCTTGATCTACTGTGAAAAACGCTATGGTTCCAAAGAAGGTAACCAATTAGTCGATGAAGTCTTTGAAACCATCGCCGTGACGGCTTACCAAACCTCCATCGAACTGGCCAAGGAACGGGGTAGCTTCCCATTCTTAATCGGTGAAACAGATGAAGAAACCCAAGAACTGAGACAACGCTTTGTCCAATCCGGTTTCATGCAAAGAATGCCGGAAAGCATCCGCCAAGACGTCTTGAAGTATGGGATCCGTAACTCCCACTTACTGACCGTGGCGCCAACCGGCAGTACCGGGACCATGATGAATGTCTCTACCGGACTCGAACCTTACTTTGCCTTTAAATACTACCGGACTGGTCGTTTAGGGAAGTTTATTGAAGTCAATGCTGATATTGTTCAAGAATACCTCGACCAACATCCAGAAGCCGATGCTGACAACCTCCCTGACTTCTTTGTTTCTGCTATGGACTTAAGCCCAAGAGAACACGTTGATGTGCAAACCACCATCCAACGTTGGGTCGATAGCTCTATTTCTAAGACCGTTAATGCGCCTAAGGGCTACGCGGTTAACCAAGTGGCTGAAGTCTATGAAAAACTTTATGAAGGTGGCGCTAAGGGTGGTACCGTCTATGTTGACGGCTCACGCGACTCTCAAGTCCTCACCTTAAATAAGGATGATCATGAAGACAGTGACCAAGCCAGTCAAACAGACCAAGCTAGTCAAGATGAGGTAGTGGTCGTTGACGATAGTGAAGAACTCCGTCAACTGGTCGACCAAGCCCAAGCTGAAGACAACGAAGGCGAAGTGGTCTTTGGTAGTGAACTGGGTAATACCTGCCCAATCTGCCGGACCGGGATTGTGGAAGAAATCGGTGGCTGCAATACCTGCTCCAATTGCTTCGCCCAATTAAAATGTGGCTTATAA
- the tadA gene encoding tRNA adenosine(34) deaminase TadA, with the protein MDERADDFMQAAIDQAKKAQAIDEVPIGAVAVYQGQVIGWGYNLREQSQDATDHAEMQAIRQANRYLNNWRLKDVDLYVTLEPCSMCSGAIVLSRIRCLYFGASDPKAGTCGSLMNLVQDPRLNHQVDLVSGLRGEECSQLLKSFFKDLRKRRKAASRKPRP; encoded by the coding sequence ATGGATGAGAGGGCAGATGATTTTATGCAAGCAGCGATTGACCAGGCCAAAAAGGCCCAGGCCATCGATGAGGTGCCGATCGGGGCAGTGGCTGTCTACCAGGGCCAGGTGATTGGATGGGGCTATAACTTACGGGAGCAGAGTCAGGATGCCACTGACCATGCCGAAATGCAGGCCATCCGCCAGGCCAACCGCTACTTAAATAATTGGCGTTTGAAAGATGTTGATCTCTACGTTACCTTGGAGCCTTGTAGCATGTGCAGTGGGGCCATTGTCCTGAGTCGGATTCGTTGCCTCTACTTTGGGGCTAGCGATCCTAAGGCGGGAACGTGTGGGTCCTTGATGAACTTGGTCCAAGATCCTAGGCTCAACCACCAAGTCGACTTAGTCAGTGGCCTAAGGGGAGAGGAATGCAGTCAACTCCTCAAAAGCTTTTTTAAGGACCTGCGTAAGCGCCGCAAAGCCGCTTCCCGTAAACCCAGGCCTTAG
- a CDS encoding 2-dehydropantoate 2-reductase, with the protein MKIVILGAGGMGSRFGLMLKKAGKDVTLLDGWDKNIEAIREHGIRANYNGEEVQVDIDIYPIDDVDPDLKADLLIVFTKAMQLEDAIQATRSIVTDQTKVLCLMNGIGYDDILRKYFDDEQIVLGNTMWTAGLEGPGRPKLFGNGYVNLLNLGKSEEATAAAKDIVALLDEVGLNGVYEKEIFYLIYKKVCVNATMNGLCTILECNMADLGDAQASHDLINQLVKEVVDVANAEGVEMDLDEMIDHVGECFNRETIGGHFPSMYQDLITNNRLTEIDYINGAVAQKGEKLNVPTPYNQFLTSLVHTKEQLLGAK; encoded by the coding sequence ATGAAAATTGTTATATTAGGTGCCGGTGGTATGGGTTCCCGTTTTGGGTTAATGCTAAAAAAAGCTGGCAAGGATGTGACCTTACTCGATGGTTGGGATAAGAATATTGAAGCCATTCGTGAACATGGTATCCGGGCCAACTATAACGGAGAAGAGGTCCAAGTGGATATTGACATTTATCCAATTGATGACGTTGATCCGGACTTGAAGGCAGACTTACTGATTGTCTTTACCAAGGCCATGCAATTGGAGGATGCTATCCAAGCAACTCGCTCCATTGTGACTGACCAAACCAAGGTTTTATGTCTCATGAACGGAATTGGTTACGATGATATCCTCCGTAAATATTTTGATGATGAACAAATTGTCCTAGGAAACACCATGTGGACCGCTGGTTTAGAAGGGCCTGGCCGTCCGAAATTATTCGGTAATGGCTATGTTAACCTCCTTAACCTGGGTAAGAGCGAAGAGGCGACAGCGGCTGCTAAAGACATCGTGGCTTTACTCGATGAAGTAGGCTTGAATGGGGTTTATGAAAAGGAAATTTTCTACCTGATCTACAAGAAGGTCTGCGTCAACGCCACCATGAACGGCCTCTGTACGATTTTAGAATGTAATATGGCAGACTTGGGAGATGCCCAAGCTTCCCACGACCTCATTAATCAATTAGTCAAAGAAGTGGTTGACGTGGCGAATGCAGAAGGTGTGGAAATGGACCTGGATGAAATGATTGACCACGTGGGTGAATGCTTCAACCGCGAAACCATTGGTGGCCACTTCCCTTCCATGTACCAAGACTTGATCACCAATAACCGCCTGACTGAAATCGACTATATCAATGGAGCCGTGGCTCAAAAGGGTGAAAAACTCAATGTACCAACCCCTTATAACCAATTCTTAACTAGCCTGGTTCATACCAAAGAACAATTACTCGGTGCAAAATAA
- a CDS encoding ATP-dependent Clp protease ATP-binding subunit, translating to MKDIYTEKAKTAIGFAKEEAEYFRHPAIGSEHMLLGLYRESEGVAHAVLSDYLPSYESLREEIEFVTGYGTSDSAKSQEDYVQFSPRMQEVLNQAKDLAKSMQASLIGTEHLLLALINEETLANRLLKNLDIDVNRLRSDVYQMLGQKEPVRNRTKKPLGKPSKSKTPTLDSIAKDLTQAAKDGKLDPVIGRQQEMRRLMQVLSRRTKNNPVLVGEPGVGKTAIVEALAIQMSQQQVPENMLDKRLMVLDIGSLVAGTKYRGEFEDRMKHLIEEIEDQGNIILFIDEIHTIIGAGGAEGAIDASNLLKPALSRGQVQLIGATTLNEYQKYIEKDAALERRFAKILVEEPSLAETEEILKGIRPAYEKHHQVAIPDESITTCVRLSSRYLSDRFLPDKAIDVMDEAAATKRLDNPVANSGRRKKYQIEQELKRLNQEKEYHVRNQAFQKAAAVHAQQANLVRELSRLEVDEGDQDSQEAYDLSLTSQDVQNLIHSWTGIPVQELSQSDNERLIHLEDRLHDRVKGQDEAVNAVARAIKRSRSGLGQRNKPIGSFMFLGPTGVGKTELAKTLAETLFGSEEALIRLDMSEYMEKYSSSRMIGSAPGYIGYEEGGQLTEKIRQHPYSIVLFDEIEKAHPDVFDLLLQVLDDGYITDSKGRMVDFRNTVVIMTSNIGATELRDEKLVGFGQDNQQKDYQTMKKRILEALKKTFRPEFLNRVDEVIVFHALSQDHLKDIVRKFTDQISQQVEEQGLTLRFTNGAIKQLAKEGYDPEMGARPVRRLIQRQIEDALSDLLIKGKVQAGDSLQVGSRQGTFYIRTKHGDGSESQADLDKVEESLSLG from the coding sequence ATGAAAGACATCTATACTGAAAAAGCCAAGACCGCGATTGGATTTGCCAAAGAAGAAGCTGAATACTTCCGTCATCCAGCCATTGGTAGCGAGCATATGCTTTTGGGCTTATACCGCGAAAGTGAAGGTGTTGCTCATGCCGTCTTAAGCGACTACTTGCCAAGTTATGAGAGTCTTCGCGAAGAGATTGAATTTGTGACCGGCTACGGGACCAGCGATTCAGCCAAGAGCCAGGAAGACTATGTGCAGTTTTCCCCACGCATGCAAGAAGTCTTGAACCAAGCCAAAGACTTGGCCAAGTCTATGCAAGCTTCCTTAATTGGTACTGAGCACTTATTACTCGCACTCATTAATGAAGAAACCCTGGCCAACCGCCTGCTGAAAAATCTCGATATAGATGTTAATCGTTTGCGTAGTGATGTCTATCAGATGCTGGGCCAAAAAGAACCGGTCAGAAATCGGACCAAAAAACCGTTGGGTAAGCCAAGCAAAAGCAAGACCCCAACCTTGGATAGTATTGCTAAGGATCTGACCCAAGCCGCTAAGGACGGCAAGTTGGACCCAGTGATCGGCCGCCAGCAAGAAATGCGCCGGCTCATGCAGGTCTTAAGCCGTCGGACCAAGAATAATCCGGTCCTGGTTGGTGAACCTGGGGTCGGTAAGACTGCCATTGTCGAAGCCTTAGCTATCCAAATGAGCCAACAGCAAGTCCCAGAAAACATGCTGGATAAACGACTCATGGTCCTAGACATCGGATCTTTAGTGGCTGGGACCAAGTACCGCGGTGAATTTGAAGACCGGATGAAACACTTAATCGAAGAAATTGAAGACCAAGGCAATATTATTCTCTTTATCGATGAAATCCATACCATTATTGGGGCTGGGGGAGCTGAAGGAGCCATTGATGCTTCTAACCTTCTAAAACCTGCCTTAAGTCGGGGACAGGTCCAATTGATCGGGGCCACTACCCTCAACGAATACCAAAAATACATCGAAAAAGATGCCGCCTTGGAAAGACGTTTTGCTAAGATTTTAGTCGAAGAACCTAGCCTAGCGGAAACTGAAGAAATCTTGAAAGGGATCCGGCCCGCTTATGAAAAACACCACCAAGTGGCCATCCCTGATGAGAGTATTACCACCTGTGTGCGTTTAAGCTCCCGTTACCTGTCAGACCGCTTCCTTCCTGATAAGGCGATTGATGTCATGGATGAAGCGGCGGCAACTAAGCGCTTGGACAATCCAGTGGCCAATAGTGGGCGTCGGAAGAAATACCAAATCGAACAGGAATTGAAGCGCCTCAACCAAGAAAAGGAATACCATGTCCGTAACCAAGCCTTTCAAAAGGCAGCCGCGGTCCATGCCCAACAAGCCAACCTCGTCAGAGAACTTAGTCGCTTGGAAGTAGATGAAGGCGACCAGGACAGCCAAGAAGCTTATGACCTCAGTCTGACTAGTCAAGACGTGCAAAACTTGATTCATTCTTGGACCGGTATCCCGGTTCAAGAACTGAGTCAAAGTGATAATGAACGCTTGATCCATTTAGAGGACCGCCTCCATGACCGGGTCAAAGGTCAAGATGAAGCGGTCAATGCAGTGGCCCGGGCCATTAAACGCTCACGCAGCGGCCTTGGCCAAAGAAACAAGCCCATCGGTTCCTTTATGTTCCTTGGCCCAACCGGGGTCGGGAAAACCGAATTGGCCAAGACCTTAGCCGAAACCCTCTTTGGTTCGGAAGAGGCCCTGATTCGTCTAGATATGTCCGAATACATGGAGAAATATTCTTCCAGCCGGATGATCGGTTCAGCACCAGGTTATATTGGCTATGAAGAAGGGGGCCAACTGACTGAGAAGATCCGTCAACATCCTTACTCCATTGTCCTCTTTGATGAAATTGAAAAGGCCCATCCCGACGTCTTTGACCTCTTACTCCAAGTCCTTGATGACGGTTATATTACCGATAGTAAGGGCCGGATGGTGGACTTTAGAAATACAGTGGTCATCATGACCTCCAATATTGGGGCCACTGAATTACGGGATGAAAAACTGGTCGGCTTTGGTCAAGATAACCAACAAAAAGACTATCAAACCATGAAGAAGCGGATCTTGGAAGCCTTAAAGAAAACCTTCAGACCGGAGTTCCTTAACCGGGTGGATGAAGTGATTGTCTTCCACGCCTTAAGTCAAGACCACTTGAAGGATATTGTCCGCAAATTTACTGACCAAATTAGCCAACAAGTGGAAGAACAAGGCTTGACCTTGCGCTTTACCAATGGGGCCATTAAGCAATTGGCTAAGGAGGGTTATGACCCAGAAATGGGCGCCCGGCCAGTTCGCCGCCTCATCCAACGGCAAATTGAAGATGCCCTGAGTGATCTCTTGATTAAAGGCAAGGTCCAAGCTGGGGACAGCCTCCAAGTGGGTAGCCGCCAAGGGACTTTTTACATCCGTACTAAACATGGAGACGGTAGTGAAAGCCAGGCTGACCTGGACAAAGTCGAGGAAAGTCTGTCCCTAGGATAG
- a CDS encoding CtsR family transcriptional regulator, which translates to MSNRNMSDIIEAYLKEVLQDTERVEIRRSEIADRFECVPSQINYVINTRFTPKQGYQVESKRGGGGYIRIMKLNIIDDADYIDNMISLVGNDISLRDAVSILTNLMKNELLSESEAAIMHSAIDKQVMSNFKSPDRVRAVILRNMLEHLKYH; encoded by the coding sequence ATGAGCAACCGGAATATGTCAGATATTATTGAAGCCTATCTCAAAGAGGTGCTTCAAGATACTGAACGGGTCGAAATCAGACGGAGTGAAATTGCTGACCGCTTTGAGTGCGTGCCTTCACAGATTAATTATGTGATTAATACGCGATTTACCCCCAAGCAAGGCTATCAAGTCGAAAGTAAGCGGGGTGGTGGCGGTTATATCAGAATTATGAAATTGAATATTATCGACGATGCGGACTATATTGATAATATGATTAGCCTAGTAGGGAACGACATTTCCTTGCGCGATGCTGTATCGATTCTCACCAATTTGATGAAGAATGAACTGCTCAGCGAGAGCGAGGCGGCTATCATGCACTCAGCCATTGACAAGCAAGTCATGTCTAATTTCAAATCCCCGGACCGTGTCCGCGCAGTGATACTTAGGAACATGCTAGAACATTTGAAATATCACTAA
- a CDS encoding ABC transporter ATP-binding protein, translated as MELRLENIEKSFQDQEVLKGATYTFEAGHIYGLLGRNGSGKTTLFRILYGDLESDGGQAHLVENGQERTIEPEDIGMVFAENYLPDFLTGYEYIKFYMDIHAPKDTYSVDDYLDRLGFSQEDRHRIIKGYSSGMKSKLAILCLLISKPKIILLDEPLTAIDVISSLEIKRLLLDLGKDHIMIMSTHMIQLAKDICDDIVLLHQGQLRHFESALEDEDFDQSLIEALSVEDEGHD; from the coding sequence ATGGAATTGCGCTTAGAAAATATCGAAAAGAGCTTTCAAGATCAAGAAGTCCTCAAGGGAGCGACTTACACCTTTGAAGCTGGTCATATCTACGGACTCTTAGGCCGGAATGGGTCAGGAAAGACCACCCTCTTTCGAATCCTCTATGGGGACTTGGAAAGTGATGGCGGTCAAGCTCATTTAGTTGAGAATGGCCAAGAAAGAACCATTGAGCCAGAAGATATCGGCATGGTCTTTGCGGAAAATTATTTACCGGACTTTCTCACGGGTTATGAATACATTAAATTTTACATGGATATCCACGCCCCCAAGGATACTTATTCCGTTGACGATTACTTGGACCGCTTGGGCTTTAGTCAAGAAGACCGCCACCGAATTATCAAGGGTTACTCCAGTGGGATGAAGAGTAAGTTAGCCATTCTTTGCCTCTTGATCTCTAAACCTAAAATTATCCTCCTCGATGAACCCCTGACCGCTATTGACGTGATTTCCAGTTTAGAAATTAAGCGCCTGCTCCTTGACCTGGGTAAGGACCATATTATGATCATGTCCACCCATATGATCCAATTGGCTAAGGATATTTGTGATGACATTGTTCTATTACACCAAGGCCAGCTGCGCCACTTTGAGAGTGCTCTAGAGGATGAGGACTTTGACCAGTCCCTTATTGAAGCCTTGAGCGTGGAGGATGAGGGCCATGACTAA
- a CDS encoding cob(I)yrinic acid a,c-diamide adenosyltransferase, producing MQIYTRTGDKGTTRIIGGQEVPKDSLRVNAYGSVDELNSWIGVTISENESWPELNEELIQIQQYLFDCGNDFATPEGKGEYRLKQAAIDWLEERIDTYNPQAPAVESFILPGGSRLASRLHYARTVTRRCERHIVSFMREESSSPVALKFINRLSDYFFAVARLANVKVGLSDILYERSGKVFHDESELSKADLKDD from the coding sequence ATGCAAATTTATACCCGAACAGGGGACAAGGGGACGACCCGGATTATTGGTGGCCAGGAAGTTCCTAAAGATTCCTTACGTGTTAATGCTTATGGGAGCGTGGACGAATTAAATTCATGGATTGGTGTGACGATTAGCGAAAACGAATCATGGCCGGAATTAAATGAGGAATTGATTCAAATCCAACAGTATTTATTTGACTGTGGAAATGACTTTGCTACGCCAGAGGGCAAGGGCGAGTACCGCTTAAAACAAGCCGCTATTGATTGGCTAGAGGAGCGGATTGATACCTACAATCCCCAAGCCCCTGCAGTGGAGTCCTTTATCCTCCCCGGTGGTAGCCGTTTAGCCAGTCGTTTGCACTATGCGAGAACCGTAACCCGGCGGTGTGAACGTCACATTGTATCCTTCATGCGGGAAGAAAGTTCCAGTCCCGTCGCTTTGAAATTTATTAACCGCCTATCCGACTACTTCTTTGCGGTCGCGCGCTTAGCTAATGTCAAGGTTGGCCTATCAGATATCCTCTATGAACGGAGTGGCAAGGTCTTCCATGACGAAAGTGAATTAAGCAAGGCTGACCTCAAGGATGATTAG